The DNA segment caccagaaggtcaacacagaaatcagattgattatattctttgcagccaaagatggagaagctctatacagtcaaacaGCTtagcagggccaaaaaaaaattttttttaattaacttgttCCCTGGCTCTAGAATGCTCCTGTTATCTTTGCAGTAAAGATTTCATCCCAACCTAGGTAACCTGAAAATCCCAAACTGAGTTGGCTTCCACGCCCGATCTGGCCCCTCCCCAAAATCGACCCCAGCCTTTCAAAATGAATTATTTGAATCAATGATCAGAACACACACTGAACCCTCTGGACTTGGGCCCCGTATGTTAGAAGCTGAGGCCACCAGAGGGCGCGCAGGCGCCGCCTGCATCCGTGAGCATCAGGACCACAAAGAACACCGTCGCGTCTGACCCTGAAACCATCCGGACTTGAGCCTAGAAACGGCCCGCGTCCTAGAGATTGGGGGTTGCACGTTTAGAGTCAATTCTCGTTTCCGAATTTTAAGTCATCCTCAACAGGGACGTTCTGTGAGGCTCTGTGCTGTGGTGGGAACAAACACTACCTTGACTGCCTGATGTGATTCTCGGTCACAGAATGTGGGTCCCTGCCGCGCTGAGGTTGGAAGGTGCCGACCACGAATTATCTCAGCTTAGGGCTGTTCCCACAGTCTTTGTAAGCTCTAGCGGACCTGGGGAGGAGGTCGGAAATCTCTCCCTCTCATCACTGTGCTTCTTAAACTTTTTATCTGCATGTGGTATACGTGCATACATTATAAGCAAACAGctcaatgaatttaaaaaatatttatttatttattatttatttgactgctccaggtcttattttttgcATGCAGTATCTATTAGCTGCAACATTCGAGCTCttaattgctgcatgtgggatcttgttccctgaccaggggttgaacccacatcgtccgctgcattggaaggtggagtcttagccactggaccaccagggaagtcctgacatgACATTCTAGAGCTGAGCATCTAGATACCCTAAAACCTCTGGATATACAATTTCACCCAAGCCCTGCTCCCCCTAcccctaccccccccccaccgccctggGAATGTATGCCCAACAGCAACCTTCATGAATGGCCACCCAGTGTCATGCAGAGGAATGATGGGGGCAGTGCCTTTAGCAAAGCCAATACTGGAAACTACCCAGTTGAACAACCATGACAGAATGGCAGCTGTTTGGGGATcggtggtggggaggggcaggaggtcATTTTTTTCAGTGGGTGCAGTTTATGTTCACTATCTTGATTGTGAGGATGGTTTCTCAGGTGTGTACATATGTCAACACTCATCAAACTGTATACTTAGAATATGTGTAGTTTATTGTACATCATTTACACCTCAGTAAAGCTTTTCAGATGGGTGTGTTTGGTGGGTATTTTTGGAGGGGCCATGCCAcgtaacatgtgggatcttagttccccaaccagggggactgccccctacagtggaagcaagGAGCCCTAACCTCTGCACCTATAGGGAATTCCTGTTCAGTTGGTTTTATTTCCTATTTCCATGATTATCTGCACAGCTTGAGTATCTTTTCCTGTATTTATTCTCCTGTGTTTGTTCTCCTAAGAATTGTATGTTCATTTCccttcccatttttattttgggACGTTTGCTTGCTATCAAGAGCTCTATTTCATCTATTTTCAACATTTCCTCCTGGCCTGTCACTTATCTTTTGAGCTCATTCAGAATCTTTCACGATGGGAGATTTTTCAAGTACTCAATGCAGTCAAATTtgtcaatatttttttctattgtagtCTGAAGATACCTGCTCTATTTATATAGGTCCTGGAGTCTAGGAAGCTTTCAAAAATATGTCTGGAACTAATAAAAGCTTGAAGCTATGCAGTTCCTTCTCTGAGCAGCCTCCTCCTCTAAAgatttatgaataaatatttcacattattggaggaggaaatggcaacccactccagtattcttgcctggagaatcccatggaggagcctggtgggctacagtccacggggtcacaaagagtcagacacgactgagtgaataacacataCATTGCACTTTATGAATTCTCGTATAGGAGGGGGTCCTGTGGGCAGTTACCTAGTGTGCTATAATTATGAATGATCTTTCTTGTTGTTGTGAattatggaaaacagaaaaagagtcaAGTCACTGTGTGTCCAATAGTAAAAATAGCTATGACACAtatactggcttcccaggtggcacagtggtaagaatcctcctgccaatgcaggagatgcaagagagtcagatttgatccctgggtgggaaagacccccaagagtaggaaatgataacccaccatggacagaagagcctggtgggctgtagtccatagggtcacaaagagtcagacacaactgagcaactgaacacgcaCGCACACCCCACAGATATACaatgaatactattcagccattaaaaaaagcaaaataatgccatttgcagcaacatggatggagatCAACATactaagtcagtcagaaagagaaagacaaatactgtataacatCACTTAGacctggaatctaaaatatgacagaaataAACTTACCTATTAagtaaaaacagactcacagacatatagaagagacttgtggttgccatggGGGAGGGTGGCAAGGAGAAGCTGACTGGGAGctggggattagcagatgcaaactattacacacGGAATGGATAAActacaaggtcctactctatagcacagggaactatattcaatatcatgtgataaaccataatggaaaagaatatgaagaagaatgtatatatatattgaatatatatatctgagtcatttgctgtatagcaaaaattGGCAGaccattgtaaataaactatgcttcattaaaaaaaaaagctaccataTATTGCCTGCTTGTCATGAAGCAAATTCCATACAGGCAGAAAGTGGCATTAAACGTTAAGAACTTATAGACTTGTCATACTTAAACTCTGCAAAGCCAAACTTAGTCTTCTGACATCTCCAATGTCTGTGCCTCCTCCAGTCTTTCCTATTTTAGTGAACACCACTGAGATCTAACTGCTCAAACTAGAAAACTACAAGTCATCCTCAACACCTCCTACTCCCACAACCCACAGACAAACCAGCACCAATGCCAAGTCCTGTCAGTTCACTCTCCAAGATGGTTTTCAGATTCATCCACTTCCCTGCATCTCCCTTGTCAATGCCCTTGTGTAAACTAGCATcagttcttgggacttccctggtgatcctggtggttaagactctgagcttccactgcaggaggcatgggcttgatccctggtcaggggactaagatcccacatgccacacagtgcagccaaaaataaagaaataaaaataacccagCATCGGCTCTTCCTCAAATTCCTCCACTGGTCTCCCTGCCTTCACTTGTTCCCTTTACAATTCTGTCTTTCTGTGGATCAGGAATCCAGGTTCACTTAGCTGAGTGCTCAAAGTTCAGGATCTCTCAAAGGCTTCAACCAAAGTGTGGACATAGGTCTCAAAATCAATATAAAGCGTCAGTTGGATCACAAGCTTCTCctgcttgtgcttagttgctcagttgtgtccaactctttgtggccccatgagcTGTAGACCACAAGGCTCctatgcccatgggattttccaggcaagaatactggagtggggtgccatttcctatgccaggggatctttcccacccaggggttAACACTGTGGCTCTTGTGTCTcatacattctttaccactagtgtcacctgggaagccctcaccagCTTAGAACTTCTCAATGAGTTTTCATCACTGAATCACAGTGCATTGATGGGGAAATCCAAATGCCTTAACATGGCTTCTGGAACTGACCTTCAGCTCTCCTCATCACTCACCAGCATCCAGCCAGCCTGGCTTTTCAGTTCCCCCAATGtggctagctttttttttttttttttgccatgtggcatgtggggtcttagttccctaaccaaggatcaaacccatgcctcctgatGGAGTCTTAGCCCTTGGACTGCCACAGAAGTCCTCTTTTTTACTTTCACATCAAACATTCTGTCTCCCCCTGCTACTCCTCACCACTCTTTATTTGGTTAAtgcagaactctttttttttctggataattTAGTACAATCTACAGTTTTccctttatatatatgtattgttaTCTTTTGCTGCATAAAAAattaccccaaaacttagtggcttaccACAACAAGGTTTATTAACTCAGTTTCTGTGGGTTAGGAATCCAGGTTCACCTAGCTGAGTCCTCAGCTCAGGATCTCTCAAAGGTTGTAACCGAAGTGTCCATTGGGCATGATCCCTATGAATGCCCAACAGGAGCAGGACCCTGCTCCGAGATCACACATGGTTGTTGGCAGTATTTGGTTCCCTGCAGGCTCTTATGCCAAAGATCTCAGCTGTTGGGCTAGAGGTCACTCTCAGTTTCTTGCAGTGTGGGCCTCTTCAGCATCGCAACTTGCTTTAACAAAACATACAAGCTgaaggaatttcctggtggtcccacGATTAGAACTCCATGTTCTCACTGCTGAAGGCCAGAGTTCAATCCTTGATGGAAGGACTAAGTTTCTACAGCTCCATGGTGCAGCACCctgccctcaaaaaaaaaaaaaaagcaagctgaaAATGCAATAGAGAGAGTTGTGCTAGGAAGACAGAAGTCAGTCTTCTGAAACctaataatgaaaatgacatcgcATCACTTGACAATATTCTCTTCATTGGAATCAAGTCACTGGGTGTACCCTAAGATGGAGAAGGGAAGATTATACAAGGATGTGACTCCTAGGATGTAGGAGTCATTTGGAATCATCTTAGAGGTCTGCCTATTAAGTCTGCCTCTGTGCTAACTCACtcaattgtgcctgactctttgcaatcccaagggctgtcgcccaccaggttcttctgtccatggaattttcaacccactggagtgggttgccatttcctcctccaggggatcttcctgacatagggatggaaccagcatctcccgtgtctcctacattggtaggtagattctttaccactgagccacctgagaagcccctgtggTGAGATATGCATAACATTAAATTTAGCATTTTCACCATTTTTAAGTACACAGCCTAgtggcattaagcacattcacattgttgtacagccaCCATAATCTCCAGGACTTTCTCcttttcccaaactgaaactctgtctccATGAAACACTGACCCCCCAACCTCCCCCGGCCTCTGGTCCCAccatctacttcctgtctctatagatttgacTCCTCTAGGACCTCCCATgagtggaattatacagtatttatccTTTTGTGACTGTCTTATTTCAATTAGCCTAATGCattaagattcatccatattgtagcattcTCCATTTTATTCTTAGTAACTCTCCCATGCCTGGCTCATGGTAGGCTGACAATAAGattttagttaacaaatgaataCAGTCTCTCCTTTCTTAAGTCTGGTTGCTTTTTTGGGGCTAATATcaagctatttttttaaagtctccttCTTCCTGTCTAAAAACTATTCATTTGTCCCAGCAAATTCACTCCTGGTTATATATCCTaaaacaatcaaacaaacaaaaaaacctcaaaatagCAATTCACCACCcagcactttatttttaaatatattttaattttattggagtaaagttgatttacaatgttgtgtttgtttcaggtatacagaaaaatgcctcagttatacatatacatatattcatgcttttaaaaaagtgtttgtttatttttaattgattgatgattggtttacaatatcagtttttctttcatacatcgacatgaattaaccacaggtgtacataagatattcattcttttttcagattcctttctcatataggttatcacagaatgctgagtagagttccctgtgctatacagtaggtgctgttggttatctatcatatatagtagtgtgtctgTATATATCCCAAACCACCTCCCAACACTTTTGATAACCCTCTCTGGGCTCTATTACTCCAGAGCACTTGTCCCCTTCTGATACAATTTTATTACTTATTATGTTTATcgattattttctgtctcttagaACGTAAGCtccaaaaggggagagagcttTGTTTTGTTGACAGAAGTTCTCCAAGAAAATATTCTGGCATATAGGAAGCAGAGATGTTGAAGGGATAAATCTGCTTCTTAAGCCGACAGGAAGGACATTAGCAGCCAGGACGCTCCGAAAGGGACAGTCACTCGTAGTAAATCCTTTCCTGACAACGGCCAAGCCTCTATCCGAACGGGATTCAgcaccaggagcccctggacaGCTCTGGAAGCCAAATATTTCTGGAACCCTTCCTCTAAGGTCTGAGTTTCCCACCGGAGCCGCCCTGTGGCAGCACCCGCCGCTCAGTGGGAGGAAACTACTTTCCCTTGCCGGTAGGAGAGGTGGAGTCGCAGTTTGAGTGGCAACTGTAACAGCCAATGGCGTGGAGAACGTGGGCCGCGGCGCTTGGGGTGGCCAGTGGTCAGAGGCGTGGGCGGGGCGTGGGCAGCGGCGCGCCGAGCTACGGCTCGGCCAGGAGCCCGGCAGAAGGGTCGACACCGCCCGGCAGTTGAGCGGCAGACGGCTCTGGTGGGCGGGCGAGGACCCGACGGAGGTACGTGCGGGCTGGGCCTGGGCGGCTCGGGGCCAGGCGGGCTCTGCTGCCCGTTAGCCGAGGCCCCTCCTTTGATTTGCGTACGGTTTCCCCAGCGGAGCGCGACTTGTCCCCTGTCGAGCGGGGCGCCGGATGCAGCGCTGGGTACACAgatggtgctcaataaatgctgagtgaaaggatgaatgaatgagacCGTCCCCTCTGCCTAGCCCCATTTAGCCCCCGGGTTGAGGGCGTCCAGGCCACACTCACCTCTACGCTACAGCCTGGGGCATCCTGATCCTCGGCAGGTATTTATTGGGCGCCTACTGTGTATCTGGCTTCGGACTGGGAAGACAGATTCCTGGATTCTGTGGAAGTCGCAGCCCAAGGTGAGTAAGGACATTCGAGGATTTTCATGTAGCACCAGTGATGCCTAGGGACGGGGTGTGAGATATCTCCCCCCTGGTGGCATCTGAACTGACTAGGGGACGCGGGCAGTGAGAACTGAGAGGCTGGGGAGCAGCCGCAGTCTCTTGTATTAATGGTGACATTTTTGGGTCTGTCTAGGGCGAGATCGATTTCAATTTGGCTCATCAAGTCCCATAAAGAGGTCCTCATGCTTCAGCTCATCCGTTTGTTCAGCCAACTGATACTGAGCATCGGTTCTGCTCGGAGCCTTGAGGTGGGTACAGGCGGTACCATTTAGGGCAGGGGGAGGCCCCCTCAAGGGGTCCTGGAGGTAGCGATCTGAAAGGCAAGCATCACTGGAAGGTTAGGGGAAAGTGGCCTGGGGAAGAGAGcaacaggtgcaaaggccctgaggtgggagcagGCTTGCCACAGTCAGGGGCCACAAAGGCCAGTGAGGGGAGGTGATGCAGAACCTTTGTTTCAGGGTAAAGCTGTTAGATTTTACATAAGGGCAGGGGGATCCAGAACATTGTGCAATGATGGAAGTGTTCTCTTTGCTGTCCAGTATGGCGACTGCTAGACTCAGGTGCCTACTGGACACTTGAAATATGGTTAGTGCGTCTGAGAAGCTGAATTctactgaattttatttaaatgtttatatatatatatattttttgcctacactgggtcttagttgtggcatgtgggatctagttccctgaccagggattgaacctgggtcccctgcactggggagtCTTAACCTTAGTCTTAGTCCCtgcagtggagtcttagccactgggccagcagggaagtccctatttctgcattttatttaattaacttaCACAGACACATTTGTCTAGTGACTGCCATACTGGACAGCGTAGCCGTGGAAAATTTTCTGCAGGACACAATGATGTGTGCTAGGCCTGGAGTGGGTAGAAATACTGGGGGTGATGGGCTTGGTTTCTTGAGCTGGTCAGAGGACCAGTCCAACAGCTGATGCGGTTGCCCCTGACATTCACAGAGGCTGGACTGAGGCATGAGCCCCCAGCTGCGTGGTTGGATCCCCTAGCGCATTGTGGGACGGGAGTGTGCTCCCACACATGGTTTGGCCAGGCGGAGACCAGAGCAGCCGGGGGACGCCACCATGGTGAAGCTGTTGGTGGCCAAAATCCTCTGCATGGTGGGCATGTTCTTCTTCATGCTGCTTGGCTCCCTGCTCCCCGTGAAGATCATCGAGATGGACTTTGAGAAGGCCCACCGCTCGAAAAAGATCCTCTCGCTCTGCAACACCTTTGGCGGTGGGGTCTTTCTGGCCACGTGTTTCAATGCTTTACTGCCGGCTGTGAGGGAAAAGGTAAGGCTCCCTGGGCTGGCAGTAGTGGCCCATGGCACCTTATGGCCAAGTGTCcctgctgcttttctttcttccatttttttttttaaaccgagatatagttgatatacaatattttgtCAGTTTCAGGTATGCAACATAGGGATTCACAATTTtataaaggttatactccatttatagttattaaagggcttccctggtagctcagctggtaaagaatctgcccacaatgcaggagaccctggttcaattcctgggtcaggaagatccgctggagaaaggataggctacccactccagtattcttgggcttccctagtggctcagttggtaaataatccgcctgcaatgtgaaagacctaggttggatccttgggttgggaagatcccctggagaaaggaacagctacacactccagtattctggcctggggagaattccatggactgtatagtccatggggttgcaaagagtcagacacaactaagcaactttcactttcactttcttcatagtTATTAGAAGCTATTGCTGTATTCCCCATGCTGTATAATACATCTTTGTAGCCTATTTAatctttttagtctttatttatttttttggctgcaccatgtcttagttgtggcacatgggatcttcactgTTACATGCAGAATCTTCTTTGTggtgtgtggaatctttagttgcaaactcttagttgtggcagttTGGACTCttggttgtgacatgtgggatctagttcccctatcagggatcaaacccaggccccctgcattgggagctcagggtTTCAACTGTTGGACCATTCGGGAAgttcctattttatacataatggtttatacctcttaatcccctacccttaTCTTgctcctcccccatctctggtGCTTTTCAACCCTGATACCAAGCTTAGGGACCTTGACACTATAAGGGTGAGGGGAAGTAGAAAATGAACTTGCTGCGTGACCATGAGCTGGTTGCTTTTCCTTTCTGGGTCTTACCTGGTAAACAAGGGGTTTGAACAAGACCTGGGGTTCCCAGATGGTAGGCTCATCAGTCGTTACTTGACCAGACCACTTGTACCAGGCATGTGCACTCTGTCCTGAAGCTGACAATTGTGGCCTCTTTTCAACTCCTGTATCAGTCAGATGTTTGCTGCGTAACAAATTATTACAAACTTAGCATCTTAAAACAGCACATATTTTAAGaccacagtttctgtgggtcaggagtctgggTAACAACTTGGCTGCTGGCTTTCATGAGGCAGCAGTAGAGGTATCTGCTGGGCTGTTGTCTCATCCCAAGGTTCAGCTGGTGACAGGTTGGCATCTGAGCTCACGTGGTTGTGAGACATAGTTCAGTTCCTTCCTGATTGTTGAACTGGGGCACAGTTCCTCCCGAGCTCTTGGCTGGGAGCCACCCGCAGTCCCTGGCCACGTGGGCTTCCTCACTGTGCCTTTTGCTTTATCTACAAGTCCCATCCTGTGCCCAGACTGCTGACATTGAGGGCTGGGCAGTGTTTTGCACTTCTAAGCTTGTGTTCCTCCATTACGGAGCATGGGAAACCTGTGCACTTGGCATCAGTGAGGATGAGATCTGAGTCCTCTCTGGTGTACTCTGCACCCCCTTCCTGCATTCTGACAGTGTCACCACCAGCCTGGACTACTGTAATGGCCTTGCCCCTCCCCGTTCCCCTCCAGCTCACAGGGCCCTCTCACAGTCCTCCCAGAACCACTCCTGTGCCGCACCCCTGCCCCAGACTCCCCAACACCTCAGTGGGCCAGGCCCCTCCTCCTGGCCACCCACCAGCCCCCATCAGAGCTCCCGCTTCATGGTCCAGTGTGGCCGCCATGGACCATTCCAGCTGGTCAGGTTTCAGTGAATTGAAATTGAACACAATTCAACAGGCCAGTCCTCAGTTGCAACAGCCACATTTCAAGTCCTCAAGGGCCATGCGTGGCTGGTTGGTTCCATGTCAGACAGCATAGACAGAGAACATTCCATCATCTGGAAGGTATTGGATGGTACTGGCTCAAGGGGTCTGGTGAGGACAGCCATATGTGCTGGCGAGCCTCCTATTGGTTCTCAGCATCTTCACCCAAGAGGGTGGAGTGACGGGGGCCCCCAGAAATAGCCTCTGAGTCATGTGGAAGCAAACCCATGGAGGCATCAGGGCCAGAAGGCCCAACTGATGTCATgatctggaggccagaagtccaagaccaaggggTCAGTGGTCTGGGTCCTTCTGAGGCCATGAGAGTGAGTGTATCCCGTGTCCCTCCTGGCTTGTGGGAATCGTCTTCAGTCCCTGGTGTCCCTGGCCCTTTGCGAGCATCAcgcagtctctgcctccatcatcacGTGGcctctccctgtgtgtctctttgtgtgtctccttttctctctcagaaGGACACCTGTCATTGGATTCAGGCCCCATCCTTATCCGGAAGAtgtcatctcaagatccttatcTGATGAATGAGTTTCCTGGGGTGACCATGACAGAAGATCAGAGATGGGGGGCTTGAACAACAGACACTTACTCTCTTCTAGGGCTGGAGGCCacaagtctgagatcaaggtgctggcagggagGGGCCTCCTGtggcctccctccctgccttgcAGACAGCCATCTCTTGCAGCCTCTGCACAGGATGGCTCTTCTTCTTCCTGTTAGGACACCACCTAGTGGCTTAGGGCTGCCCCAACAGCTTTCTTTTAACTGAATCTCATATTTAAAGACCTTTTCTCCAAATAGGGTTGGTTTTGAGGCACCAGgcttaagagtctgcctgcaatgtgggagatctgggttcaacccctgggtcaggaagatcccctggagaagagaatggcaacccactccagtattcttgcctgggaaatcccatggacagaggagcctggtgggctacagtccgtgggattagaaagagttggacacaacttaggactcacacacacacacttcaggcACTAGGGGTTGGGAGATTTTCATATAATCTGTTTGTCAGGGACACAGCTCAGCCTGTTGCACCTCAGTTATGTCTGCAAAGACCCTTCTTCCAAATGAGATCACTTTCTGAAGTTCCTGGTGGACATATCTTTAGCACActacactgttttatttttttaaatatttgtctgtttgcttgttttagaaGCTACCTGTAGAAGGCTGGAGGAGTACAGAAAGGAAGGGTATCTTAGAGGGTATCAAatggttgcttttattttttatttttttggccacaccgagCAGCATGCGGAATCTTAGTTTCTCCAGCAGGAATCGAATTCgtgccccctgctgtggaagcatggattcttttttttttttaactattatttatttatttactaatttttggccatgctaggTCTTCTGGGCTTCttactgtggtggtttctcttgttgcagagcacagcttcagtagttgtggcccaggggcttagttgcctcaaggcatgtggaatcttcttggatcagggattgaacctgtgtccccctgcattggcagtcagattcttaactaccaggccatcagggaagtctctacaCCATTTGCAAGTTGGTCAACAGAGTGGAAGTGGTGTGAGCCCTATTCCCtttctaatagatttttttttcaatccatcGAGGATGAGTCACTGTCCCCTCCCCCTTTTAAAACCTGTATGAAGTGGGTATTTCTGTTAATTGAATGGTCATATCTGGTGAACCTGTTGTGTGGGCAGTGGGGTCACAGCCTCTGGCCTCTGAACCTCTCCCATCCTTTCCCCCTGGCACCCTCCGCTCCAGCTCCAGGAAGTGCTGACTCTCGCGCACATCAGCACTGACTACCCGCTGGCCGAGACCATCATGCTGTTGGGCTTCTTCATGACTGTCTTCTTGGAGCAGCTGGTGCTGACCTTCCGCAAGGAGAGGCCAGCCTTCATCGACCTGGAGACATTCAACGCCAGCTCGGATGCTGGCAGTGACTCGGAGTATGAGAGCCCCTTCATGGGCGGCCCACGGGGCCACGCGCTCTACGCGGAGCCACATGGGCACAGCCACGGCCTGAGCGTTCAGGAGCTGTCACGCTCCAGCCCGCTGCGGCTCCTCAGCCTGGTCTTTGCCCTGTCGGCCCACTCAGTCTTCGAGGGCCTGGCCCTGGGcctgcaggaggaaggggagaaggtgGTGAGCCTGTTCGTGGGAGTGGCCATCCACGAGACGCTGGTGGCCGTGGCCCTGGGCATCAACATGGCCAGGAGTGCCATGGCCCTGAGGGACGCAGCCAAGCTGGCTGTCACCGTGAGTGCCATGATCCCACTGGGCATCAGCCTTGGCCTGGGCATTGAGAGCGCCCAGGGCATGCCCAGCAGTGTGGCCTCTGTGCTGCTGCAGGGCCTGGCAGGTGGCACCTTCCTCTTCGTCACCTTCTTTGAGATCCTGGCCAAGGAGCTGGAGGAGAAGAGCGACCGGCTGCTCAAGGTCCTCTTCCTGGTGCTGGGCTACACTGTCCTGGCTGGCATGGTCTTCATCAAGTGGTGACTGCTCTGCCCCCACCCAGCCAGAGCCCAACAAGACGCACAgggccctgccccacctcccctgTGGGTCAGAGCTCAGCCCCCAGGCCATGCCTGCACATAGAGGGGCCACCTGGGACCAC comes from the Bubalus kerabau isolate K-KA32 ecotype Philippines breed swamp buffalo chromosome 1, PCC_UOA_SB_1v2, whole genome shotgun sequence genome and includes:
- the SLC39A3 gene encoding zinc transporter ZIP3 isoform X2 codes for the protein MLQLIRLFSQLILSIGSARSLELQEVLTLAHISTDYPLAETIMLLGFFMTVFLEQLVLTFRKERPAFIDLETFNASSDAGSDSEYESPFMGGPRGHALYAEPHGHSHGLSVQELSRSSPLRLLSLVFALSAHSVFEGLALGLQEEGEKVVSLFVGVAIHETLVAVALGINMARSAMALRDAAKLAVTVSAMIPLGISLGLGIESAQGMPSSVASVLLQGLAGGTFLFVTFFEILAKELEEKSDRLLKVLFLVLGYTVLAGMVFIKW
- the SLC39A3 gene encoding zinc transporter ZIP3 isoform X1 codes for the protein MVKLLVAKILCMVGMFFFMLLGSLLPVKIIEMDFEKAHRSKKILSLCNTFGGGVFLATCFNALLPAVREKLQEVLTLAHISTDYPLAETIMLLGFFMTVFLEQLVLTFRKERPAFIDLETFNASSDAGSDSEYESPFMGGPRGHALYAEPHGHSHGLSVQELSRSSPLRLLSLVFALSAHSVFEGLALGLQEEGEKVVSLFVGVAIHETLVAVALGINMARSAMALRDAAKLAVTVSAMIPLGISLGLGIESAQGMPSSVASVLLQGLAGGTFLFVTFFEILAKELEEKSDRLLKVLFLVLGYTVLAGMVFIKW